The genome window TTCTTCATCCGGTTAGCGGCGATGAGTATGCGCTGGCGCGCACCGAGCGCAAAACAGCGCCCGGTTATCGCGGATTTACCGTGCACGCCGAACCCGAGGTCACGCTGGAACAGGATTTATTGCGCCGCGATTTAACCATTAATGCGATGGCGCAGGACGCCGATGGGAACATTATCGATCCCTATGGCGGCCGGCGCGATCTCGCTGATCGCGTATTGAGACATGTCTCTCCCGCGTTTAGCGAAGATCCGGTCAGAGTGTTGCGCGTTGCGCGTTTTGCGGCGCGTTTTGCGCATTTGGGCTTTGCAGTCGCCGAAGATACGCGCGATTTGATAAAGGAGATGGCTGCATCCGGTGAACTGAGCGCGCTGGTTGCCGAGCGCGTATGGGCCGAACTGGTAAAAGCCCTGAGCGAGAAAACCCCGTCTGTGTTTTTCAGCGTGCTGCGCGATTGCGGCGCGCTGGTCCATTTGTTCCCGGAGCTCGACCGCTTGTTCGGCATACCGCAGCCCGAAATTTATCATCCGGAAGTCGATACCGGTATCCATACGCTGATGGTGTTGCAGCAAGCTGCCAATCTGACGCCCGATACGCGCGTGCGTTTCGCTGCGCTCACGCATGATCTGGGCAAAGGTCTGACGCCCGAAGCTCAGTGGCCGGGTCACCGCGGACATGAACAGCGCGGCCTGGATGTTCTGGACTCATTATGCGAACGGCTCAAGGCGCCCGCCGAATATCGGAGTCTGGCGCGCCGCGTCATGATCGATCACGGCAACTGTCACCGCGCTCGCGAATTGCGCTCCGCCACGCTGGTTGATTTACTGCAGCGCCTGGATGTTTTCCGGCAGCCGGAAAATCTGGATAGGGTGTTGCTGGCATGCGAGGCCGACGCCAAGGGACGGGCCGGACATGAAGATACGCATTATCCTCAGGCCGACTGGTTGCGCATGGTCTATCGCTCGATATTGAGCGTATCGGCAAAAGATCTGGCCGAATGCGGGTATGCAGGCGAGAAACTGGGGCAGGAGTTGCGGCGTTTGCGTATACAGGCCGTAGATGAATTAAAACACCGATCCGGGGTGCCGATGGATAGCGCGTAGCGAGTTCATTGTCCGCTATCGGTGCGATTTGACGGCATCGCAATACTAGCGCTTCTTCCCATGTAAGGCCTTTTTTTCAATAGGAGAATAACCATGTCTGTTACCTGTACGCTTATTGCCATCGTCACCGGAGCTACATCAGGAATCGGCGAGGCGACGGCCCGCAAATTCGCAGCAGCCGGATTTGCTGTTGTTGGCAATGGCCGCAACGCGGCGAAACTTGCCGAACTGGAAAGGGAAATCGGTCCGGCATTTTGCGGCGTGGCGGGCGATGCGGCCGATCATGGCGTGCTGGACCGGCTTTTCGCTTCTGCTCGCGAGCGTTTCGGCAAAGAGGCCGATATAGTTGTCGCCAATGCCGGCCGGGGATTGGGCGGCTCGGTAAAGGACGCCGATTTGTCGCAATTCGATGATGTTCTCAGAATTAATGTGAGCGGCGCTCTCGCGCTGCTGCAAAAGGCGGCGCAACAGATGTCCGGTGCACAGAAAGACCGTTTTCCCGCCGCTGCTGCGGATATTGTTATAGTCGGATCGGTAGTCGGCCGGCACATATCGCCGTTCAGTGCGGTGTACGGGGCTACCAAATTTGCCGTCCATGCCCTGGCGGAAGGGTTGCGGCGCGAAGTCGGGCCGATGGGCGTTCGGGTTTCGCTGGTGGAGCCGGGTATCGTGGAGAGCGGATTCCAGGAGGCGGCGGGGTATAGCGAGGAACTGGTGCAGAAATTCGAGAAGCAATTCGGCCCGCTGTTGATAGGCGGCGATATAGCCAACGCCATTCATTATATCGTTTCCCAACCGCCTCACGTACATGTCAGCGACCTGGTCGTGCGCCCGACACGTCAGGATTATCCGTGATCCGGGATTCAATACCGGCGTTTTGGGAGGATGTGGCTATTCGGCTATCGGGACTGGTACTGGGGTTATCTCCGTCGCCCATTCCAGGCCGCGGAACACCGAGCAGCGCTTGAATACATCCAGGCTGGGCGCCAGCTGCTTCTGCTGGCAAAACTTGGCGACCAGTTTGGTCAGGCCCTTGATATCACGGCCGGTGGCGGTGGGGAATAGCCCTGCAAGCTGTTCGATCAGTTCCGCTTCCAGCGGCAATGCAAACTGTTCGGTCATGACTTGCCAGATTTTTCGGCGATCGGCCAGATTGGGCGCGTGATATTTGATCATCGCGATGCAGCGCGAAATAATCGCTTCGTCGATATCGTCGACGCGGTTGGTGGTTAAAAACAGCAGGCCGTTGAAATATTCCAGCACGCGCAAAAACACGCCGACCACGGCGTTGGCGGCCAGATTGTCGTTGCGGCGCTTGATGTATACATCGGCTTCGTCGATCAGCATTACCGCGCCCCAGCGCTGGGCGCGAATCAGCGTTTCCTTCAGCACTTTTTCCATTTCCGCGACGTTCAGGCCCAGTTGCCCGGAATGCACACGGTACAGCGGGCGCTTGATGATTTCGGAATAGACTTCGGCGGTCAGGGTTTTGCCGACGCCGGCCGGACCCGCGCACAGTACCGTGGTGCCGCCGGATTTGCCGGCGACGATGTCGTCCATCAGCATGTCCATTTCGGCGGTGAGTATGTCGATCAGATCGGTCTGCTCCGGCGGCAGAATCAGCTTTTGTTTTAATTCCGGCAGGTATTGGTAGGGCTGCATGTCGTCGACATGCGCCCAGACATGATGATGCAGTTCGAGATGGAACATCAGTATGTAGCCGTGTACCGGCAATTCGGTGAACGCCCCCTTGGGTATCTCCGCTTTCGAGGCTTCCATTGCGTTTTCAGCCTTGCTGTCGTAGCGCATGCTCTTGCCTGCCTTGCGCAGGTATTTGCCGAGGATGTCTCCGGACGCATCCAGCGCCAGCGCGCGCTCGCTGAGGATGTTCTCGTCATTGACCAGGCGGCAGGCTCCGCCCGCCGACGACAACACCACGGTGTTCTTGCGCGTCCAGTCGTTGCTGCGGTGGCTGGCGGTCGGGTCTTCGGCATATATCGCGGTGCCCCAGCCGGAAAACTGTTCGCCGTAGCGTCCGCGCCAGTCGAAATAGCGTCCGGCGGTTTCGTCGTAAGCGGCGATCAGCTCCGGCGTCTCTTTCAGATAGCCTTTCGCGGCAAAAATTTCGGCGATGGTTTTTCCTGCGATGTCCCTGGCGCGGATCATCAGCGTTTCATTCGCGATTTTGCCTCTGGAGTTGGCTTTCAGCTCGATGAGGATGCGTCCGGCCTCTTCCTCGCCCGGCGGGGTGTAATCCAGCCGGGTAATCAGGTAGGCGCTGGTGCGGCCTTTGGCGTCGGCATGAAACAGCCAGCCGCGCTGCACGCCGTCGATCAGATAGCGCGCGATGTCCGGCAGCAGCATCTCCAGCTGATCGGCCTCGTAGCGCTCGCCGCCGTCGTGCAGCGCGCTGTGCAGCGTCGCCAGCAGCGCGGCCTGACCGTGCATCGCGCCGTCGGCGCTCAAATAAAGATCGTGCAGATACCGCCACTCGTTCGCGGCCAGTTGCGGGTATAACACTTCAGCCTTGTTGCCGAAGCGCAGTTGTTCCTTCAGGAAAACCAGGTTCGGGAAGGCATCGATAAGCGGTTCGGCGTAGCGTCGTTCGATTTGCAGTTTCATACCGGTTTCATCGTGCTGAATAAAGCGGCAAAGACCCGGCCCGCGCCGGCGTTTTGACAATAGGGTTTATCGATCAGGAGTTTCATCGCCTTCTGCCGTCATAAATAACAACAAACAAGCAAAAAAAGCGCCATGCGCAGATCGTTGTGTTGCCGGGAAACGGCGCGGTCAACCCTGCCGTAAAAGCGACAATTTCCCTTGGTAATGCCGATTTGCGACAAAAGCGGCGTGTGCGGCGGCTTTGCCGCGCAGTCAGCGTTTTTCCTGTAGCGATAAGGCCGTTTTGTAGGCTATTTCCTTGCGCGCGCCGGTGATTTTGCAGCACAGCGCTACGGCGGATTTGAGCGAGCATTCTTCCAGCAGCAGCTCGAGCGTGTTCATCTGTTCATCGCTGAGAGTTTCTGTTGCGCGTATTTCTTCCGCGCCCTGTATCAACACCACGAACTCCCCGCGCTGCATGTAGGGGTCGGCTGCTATGACCGCGGCGGCATGCGCAACGCTGGTATTGACGATGGTTTCGTGCATTTTTGTCAGTTCGCGCGCGATGACCAGCGGCCGTTCCGGCGGGAAAATCCGGCCGATGTCCTCGATGAACTCCAGTATGCGGTGGCTGGATTCGTAGAAGCCCAGCGTTCTTTGCTCGCCGGTCAGGCTTTTCAGCATGCTCAGCCGCGCCTGACTGTTGCGTGGCGGGAAACCTTCGAAGCTGAAGCGATCGACCGGCAGGCCGGATGCGGACAGCGTGGCTATCAGCGCGCAGGGGCCGGGTATCGGACTGACGCGGATACCGTGGGTTCTGGCCAGCCTGACCAGCGGAAATCCGGGGTCGTTAATCAGCGGCGTGCCGGCATCGGAAATCAGGGCTGCCGATTGCGCCTGCAGCAGACGTTCCACCACGCGCTGCGCCGTTTGTTTCTCATTATGTTCATGCAGCGCGAGCAGCGGTTTGTCGATATTGTGATAATCGAGCAGCGGGCGGCTATGGCGCGTATCCTCCGCCGCGATGAAGTCGACCGTGCGCAGCACCTCTATCGCCCGCAGACTTAAATCACGCAGATTGCCGATAGGGGTGGCCACTATGTATAGTATGCCCTTCGGGGTGGAAGTATTGTTGCTATCCATCGAATAAAATCAGAACTATTTAAAAAGCGGTTGCGGCGGCCTGTTTAACCGGTATGTAGGAATCCGAATGCGCTCCATGTACACTCCGGTCCCTAAGGGCGGATATCTGGAGCGAATCGCGCCGGCTTCCTTGCCGCTATGCTTTTAACATACGTTCTTAGATAGAGTCCACGAAAATGCCAAACTTCAAGTATCTTACCGTAGCGCTTTTTGCGATTATCATCGCCGGTTGCGCCGGGCAGGCCGCCAGACAGTCGGATAATGCGCAGATCGCCGATGCCGAGGCGCGGCTGCGCGCCGGCGATTACCTGGGTGCCAGTCAGATTTACCAGAATCTGGAGGTGAATTCGGACGCGCCCGAGTACTATCGCATGATGGTCGCCTATGTGTCGTTGCGTTCTGGCAATACGCGTGAGGCTCAGGCATTGCTTGCGCAGGTGCTTCCCGACAAACTGGGTAGCGATGAACAGGCTTTCTATCAGGTATTGAGAAGCTGGGCGGATCTGAATCAGGGCAAAGCGAAGGATGCGATGGCGCGGCTCAACACTTTCAACGCCGATCAGCTGGCGCCGTCCAACCGGCGTATTTACTACAAGCTGCGCGCGTCGGCCTATAACCAGCTGGGCAATATGCTTGACAGCGCGCGCGAGCGTCTGAACTATGCCGCTCTGATACGAAATCCGGATGAGGCGCGCAAGAATAACGAGGCAATTTTCGAAACGCTGGATCGGGTGCCGGTCGCCACCTTGAAAGACCTGGTTCTTCAGGAAAAAACCGGAGATCTGGTCGGCTGGATGGATTTGGTGCTGTTGACGCATGCGCCGGAAAACCAGCGTTATAATTACTTGCAGACCTGGTTGCAGCGTTATCCGGGGCATCCGGCCACGGGGGAATTTATCGATAGTTTGAAAATCAAGCCCGGTTCCGGGGGAAAAACCCAGCCTGCTCAGCAGCCTCCGGCTGCGACGGGGGCCGTATCGCCGGCGCCCAACGGCAATGTAATCGGTGTGCTGCTGCCTTTGAGCGGTCCCTATGCTTCGCTGGCGCAAGCGGTAAAGGATGGAATAGAAGCCGCCCACAATGCGGATACCAGTTCTCCCAAGCCCCGATTGGAGTATGTCGACACGCAGAATGCCGATGTCGCCGCGCTCTACCGCAAGCTGGTGAGTTTAGGCGCGCGCGCGGTGATAGGGCCATTGACCAAGGAGGAGCTGGGCGTGCTGAGCAAGAGCGGCAACTTGAGCGTGACGGCTTTGGGTTTGAATCAGACCCAGGATGTCAACGCGGAAAAGATATACCAGTTCGGTCTGATTCCCGAGCAGGATCTTGAACAGTCCGCCGCGAGCGCGTGGGCCGACGGTTTCCAGAGCGCGCTGGTATTGGCGCCGTCTTCTGCGTTTGGCACGCGCATGAGCGGCTATTTTACCGACTACTGGAAAGGGCTGGGCGGCAAGGTTCTGACGGTGAAAACCTATAATCCCGGCGCGAGCGAATATACTCGCCCGGTTGGCGAGTTATTGTCCGCCGCCTCCCAGGCCGCGGGTCGCGCTTTTGTGTTTTTGATTGCCGATGCGCGCGATGCGCGTTTGATCAAACCGCAGATCGACGCCCAGCAGACAGCGCCTTTACCGGTTTTTGCTATGTCGCGCGTTTATGACGGGCATGCCGATGCCGCCATGCAAAATAAGGATCTTTCCGGCATCACGTTTTGCGATATTCCGTGGCTGCTGAACGACAAGGCGTCCGATCCGTTGTCGCTGACCTCGCTGCATACCCTGGCGGATAAAACTTCGGAAAGCGATCTGAGGTTGATTGCAATGGGTATAGACGCCTATAAGCTGTTGCCGCAGCTGGATATATTGAGAAGCGGCTCCCCGTACTCCGGATATACCGGACGTTTAAGCCTGCAGCCGGGCAACCGCATACGCCGCCAGCTCGATTGCGCCATGCTCGACGGCGGAACCTTGCGTTTGCGGGGGCCCGCGCCTAATGTACAGCCCGCCACGGGCGGCGGGACGATAGCGTCCCGATGAAGGGCGGCGCAGCGCGCCGGGATAATGCGCACCTGGTTTCCGGGCGGCAGGCCGAGGACTGTGCGCTGACGTTCCTGGAAAAAAATGGATTGCGGCTGCTGGACAGGAATTTTTTATGCCGGGGAGGCGAAATCGACCTGATCATGCTGGACGGCGTACAACTTGTATTCGTCGAGGTCAGGTTTCGCAGCAGCAGCCGTTTCGGCGGCGCGGCTGAGAGCGTCGACGGCCGCAAACAGGCGCGCATAGCGCGCGCGGCTTCGTGGTATATGTCATCCCGGCGTCTGGACTGTCCGGCGCGATTTGATGTGGTCGCGGTTTCGCCCGGTAACGAGGAATTAAAAGTGGATTGGATACCCGATGCTTTTCACGGAGGTGAATCGTGAACACGCGTGAACGTATACAGCAGCAGCTTGCTGTTAATCAGACGGTAATTGCGGCAGTTGCAGCCGATCTATCCGATGTGATCGAGCTGGCGGCGACGCGGCTGGCGGCTTGCCTGTTGAACGACAGCAAAATACTGTGCTGCGGCAACGGCGGCTCGGCGACGCAGGCGCAGCATTTCTCGTCGGAAATGCTGAATCGTTACGAGCGCGAACGTCCTGGACTCCCCGCTGTAGCGCTGACCACGGATACGGCTACGCTGACCTCGATTGCCAACGATTATCATTACCAGGAGGTCTTCGCCAGGCAGATAAGAGCGCTGGGGCAAGCGGGCGACATGCTGCTGATTTATAGCACCAGCGGCAATTCGGCCAGTATCCTGGCGGCGGTCCGTGCGGCGCACGACCGGCAAATGAATGTCGTCGCGCTGACCGGGCGGGATGGCGGCATATCGGCTACACTGCTGGGCGGGGCCGATGTCGAAGTGCGCGTAGCCAGCGACTCGACCGCGCGCATACAGGAAGCGCATCTGGTTATTACTCATTGCCTGTGCGATTTGATCGATCAACAGTTGTTCGGTAGCGATGTCATTGAATAACAAGATCGTATTGAGCGCCGAGCTGAAGCGTCTGCTGCCCGAAGGGCAGGTCATGAGCGATCCGGCCGATTGCTGGGTCTACGGCTACGATAACAGCCGCAAACATCATTTGCCCGAAGCCGTGGTGTTCGCGCATACCCATGAGGACGTGTTGAGCGTGGTGCGCTGGTGCAATAGCCGCCAGGTGGCTCTGACCGCGCGCGGCAGGGGGACCGGCACCACCGGCGCCACGGTGCCGGTGGCGGGCGGCGTGGTTTTGTCGCTGGAGCGTATGAACCGCGTGCTTGAAATTTCTGCGGACAACCGGTTTGCTCGAGTCGAGCCGGGTTTGACCAATCAGGCATTGCAGGATGCGCTGGCGCCGTTGGGGTTTTTCTGGCCGCCGGACCCTACCAGCGCGGCATTCTGCAGCGTCGGCGGCAATCTTGCCTATAATTCGGCGGGGCCGCGCGCCGTCAAGTACGGCACTCCGCGCGAAAACACCTTGGGGCTGCGCGCGGTAACCGGCGACGGGCGCGATATCCGCGTCGGCGTGTTTACCACCAAGGGCGTGGTCGGTTACGATTTGACGCGTTTGCTGATCGGCTCGGAAGGTACGTTGGCGGTCATTACCGAGGCGACGCTGAAACTGACGCCGCTGGCGCAGGAAAAGCGCACCCTGCGCGCCGTATACGCGACTGTCGACGCCGCTGCGCAGGCTATCTCGCGCATCATGGCGCAGCCGGTGACTCCGTGCGCGCTGGAGTTCATGGATTACAACGCGATCGAGATGATACGCCAGTATTCGACCAGCGATTTGCCGCAAAATGCCGGCGCATTGCTGATGATCGAAGTGGACGGCGCTTCCGCCGGTTTGAACGAAGCGGTGGAGCAGGTGGTTCAGGCCGCGCGTGTCGAGGGCTGTCAGGACGTGCGCGTTGCGCGCACGCGCGAGGAAGTCGATGCGCTATGGCAGACGCGCAAGGCGCTGTCGCCGGCCTTGCGCAAGGTCGCGCCCGGAAAAATCAACGAGGACGTCGTGGTTCCGGTCACCGAATTGCCGGCGCTGATTGTCGGCCTGAATCAATTATCAAAGCGCTTCGGTCTGCGTATCGTCAATTTCGGCCATTCCGGCAACGGCAATATCCATGTCAATATCCTGCTCGATCCGCAGCAGCCGGAGCAGGTAACGCGCGCGCACGAATGTCTGGCGGAGGTGTTTGCGCTGGTGCTCGCTCTGCGCGGCACCTTGTCCGGCGAGCACGGCATCGGGCTGGAAAAACGCAATTATATCGAGCAGGAGCTGGGCGCGGACGTGCTGGATTTGATGTCCGCGATCAAGCGTCAATTCGATCCGAACAATATCCTGAATCCGGGCAAGCTGCCGCGTGGCTATGCAAATAGCGAAGCGAGCACAGGCGCTCCTGTCCCTCCGGGCATGGGCATCCACACAAGTAAATAAGTCATTGTTTTTAATATAATTTAACTATGGGAGAGAGGCGGGAGTGAGGGTGTAAAGCGCTTGTTGCCTGCATCAAAGCTTTTGATAACTCAAACGCTTTTACCTTCACCCCAGCCCTCTCCCCCACAGGAGAGGGAACTTGTGTGGATACCCATGCCCTCCGGGAGAGGCTGGGTGAGGGAAACCGGGCGTGGCGCACGCGTTTGCATGATAGGGGGCGACGCTTGCGCCATGACCGGTTAGGCATTTCACTCACTATTGTACGAATCAATGTTTGCACTCAAAACCATCTCGCTTTTTCTTGTTACCGCAGTTGCGGAAATTATAGGTTGCTACCTTCCCTACCTCTGGCTCACGCAAGGAAAGAGCATATGTCTGCTGATCCCTGCGGGGTTCAGCCTCGCCGTTTTTGCCTGGCTTTTGTCGCTGCATCCAACAGCGGCGGGGCGTGTTTATGCCGCATATGGCGGCGTGTATATCTTTGTGGCCATTCTTTGGCTTTGGGCGGTTGACGGCATAAGGCCCACGGCTTGGGATCTGCTTGGCGCATCCGTGGCGCTTACCGGCATGGCTATCATCATGTTTGCGCCGAAAAATGCATAATAACGCCCTTGCTTTGGGCTTTTCGGTCCGGCGTCCATAATGATGAAATCAGGAGTCCCGCCGATAAAGTCGCAAGGCATAAAAACCAGGCTGGCGTCCTGGATACGGAGCATGGTTCCGCGCGATTTCAGCGGTACGTGGATAGAGCCGTTCATGGGTACCGGCGTTGTGGCTTTCAATGTCGCGCCGCGGCGCGCTATTTTATGCGACAGCAACCCCCATCTGGTTAATTTCTATGCCGGTATCGCGTCGGGTGAAATTACGCCCGAATCGGTCAAGGCCTATCTGGTTCGGGAAGGGGAGGCGCTGTTGTCCAGGGGCGAAGGTCACTATTACTTTGTCAGAGACCGGTTTAACGCGGAGCATGCTCCGCTCGATTTTTTATTCGTAAATCGCGCCGGCTTTAACGGCATGATCCGCTTCAATCGCAAGGGCGGTTTCAATATTCCGTTTTGCAGAAAGCCGCAACGCTTTGCGCAAGCCTACATAACGAAAATTACCAACCAGGTTGGCTGGGTTCGCCAGATTATCAGGGCAGGGGAGTACACTTTCAAATGCCAGGATTTTAGGCGGACCCTGGCGGAGGCGTCTTCGAGCGATATGGTCTACTGCGATCCGCCCTATATCGACCGGCATGTCGATTATTACAACGGATGGGGAGATGCCGACGAGCGGGCGCTGTTCGACAAGCTGTCCGGTTTTAACGGGAGATTTATTTTGTCGACCTGGCATCACAACGATTACCGGGAAAACGAGTATGTTCAAAGCCTCTGGTCCAAACATAACGTGCTGACGCGAGAACATTTTTATCATGTCGGCGGCAAGGAAAAAAACAGAAACCCTGTTGTTGAGGCCTTGGTTACCAATTTCGTCGCGGTTACGACGGAATATCTTGATGAAAATGCAGTGCTACGCCAGGAAATTCCGTTGCCGGCCCCGCCTGTTTTCTCAACCGCTTCCATATTAATGTGATTTACAGACATGACTGAGCCATTTGCAATCCCATCCGGTCTGTCCGGCGAAGTTGCGCGTTTTATCGCTGAAGATGTCGGCAGCGGCGATCTGACGGCGCTGATCATCCCTGAGCATCAGCAGGCCACGGCCGGCGTAATCACCCGTGAAGAGATGGTTTTATGCGGGCAGGCCTGGTTCGATGCGGTGTTTGCCTGTCTGGACCGGCACATCGTCGTCGATTGGCTGGCGCGCGACGGCGAGCAGCTAAAAGCAGGCGCTACCTTATGCCGGTTGAGCGGCAATGCCCGTGCGCTGCTGACCGGCGAGCGCGCCGCGCTGAATCTGCTGCAAACGCTGTCGGCTACGGCAACGCTGGCGCGGCGTTATGCGCAGGCAGTGGCGGGCTTGAACGTCAAAGTTCTGGATACGCGCAAAACCCTCCCCGGTCTCAGGCAGGCGCAAAAATACGCGGTGCGTTGCGGCGGCTGCCATAATCATCGCACCGGCTTGTATGACGGTATCCTGATCAAGGAAAACCACATTCTTGCCGCCGGCTCCATTGCCCGGGCGCTGGATCAAGCGCGCGCGCTGAACAGCGGCGCGCCGATAGAAATCGAAGTCGAAACGCTGGACGAACTGGATCAGGCGCTGGCCGCCAACGCCGAGCGCGTGCTGCTGGATAACTTCAGTCTGGAGCAACTTAATACGGCGGTAACGCGTAACGCCAGACGCGCGCAGCTGGAAGTTTCCGGCAATGTCGGACTGGAAAATATACGCGGCATCGCCGAAACCGGCGTGGATTTCATTTCTATCGGCGCATTGACCAAGAATGTGCAAGCCATTGATCTGTCGATGCGGATTAATCTGGATTCGTAACTATTTTTTCGTAACTATTTTATAGGAGCCGGCTTTAGCCCGCGAAAGCGGACCGCTTGCGAGCTAAAGCCAGCTCCCAAAGAGATAGGCAGCGGTAATTGAATGGTTATCTCAATCGTCCGCCCGATTATTCGGTATATCGATGCCATACTTGCGTATGCGGTAGCGCAAGGTCTCGCGCGTGGCGCCCAATGCGCGGGCCGTGGCGACGACATTATGTCCAGAGCGTTCCAGCGCCGTTTCTATGATATACCGGTCCATGTCTTCCAGGTTCATGCTGCCGTCCAGCGGGATGCTCAGCGATTCGAGTCCGTTCGCAGTGTCGGCGGTCTGTTTTATCCTGGTTTCGCCGCCGGCAACGCCGGGCAGTTGCAGCCATTGCGATGGAAAAACCTGGGTATCGGCAAACAGTACGCTGCGTTCCACCAGGTTGCGTAGTTCCCTGACGTTTCCGGGCCAGTTATAGGCGAGCAGCTTTTTCCAGACCTCGTCCGGGACAAAGCGAACCTGACGTCCCGATTTGGCGTTGAATTCGGCG of Candidatus Methylospira mobilis contains these proteins:
- a CDS encoding multifunctional CCA addition/repair protein → MNAQTSFLTYLVGGAVRDAVLGLAVSERDWVVVGATPDDLLAQGYRPVGRDFPVFLHPVSGDEYALARTERKTAPGYRGFTVHAEPEVTLEQDLLRRDLTINAMAQDADGNIIDPYGGRRDLADRVLRHVSPAFSEDPVRVLRVARFAARFAHLGFAVAEDTRDLIKEMAASGELSALVAERVWAELVKALSEKTPSVFFSVLRDCGALVHLFPELDRLFGIPQPEIYHPEVDTGIHTLMVLQQAANLTPDTRVRFAALTHDLGKGLTPEAQWPGHRGHEQRGLDVLDSLCERLKAPAEYRSLARRVMIDHGNCHRARELRSATLVDLLQRLDVFRQPENLDRVLLACEADAKGRAGHEDTHYPQADWLRMVYRSILSVSAKDLAECGYAGEKLGQELRRLRIQAVDELKHRSGVPMDSA
- a CDS encoding SDR family oxidoreductase, with amino-acid sequence MSVTCTLIAIVTGATSGIGEATARKFAAAGFAVVGNGRNAAKLAELEREIGPAFCGVAGDAADHGVLDRLFASARERFGKEADIVVANAGRGLGGSVKDADLSQFDDVLRINVSGALALLQKAAQQMSGAQKDRFPAAAADIVIVGSVVGRHISPFSAVYGATKFAVHALAEGLRREVGPMGVRVSLVEPGIVESGFQEAAGYSEELVQKFEKQFGPLLIGGDIANAIHYIVSQPPHVHVSDLVVRPTRQDYP
- a CDS encoding AAA family ATPase, producing the protein MKLQIERRYAEPLIDAFPNLVFLKEQLRFGNKAEVLYPQLAANEWRYLHDLYLSADGAMHGQAALLATLHSALHDGGERYEADQLEMLLPDIARYLIDGVQRGWLFHADAKGRTSAYLITRLDYTPPGEEEAGRILIELKANSRGKIANETLMIRARDIAGKTIAEIFAAKGYLKETPELIAAYDETAGRYFDWRGRYGEQFSGWGTAIYAEDPTASHRSNDWTRKNTVVLSSAGGACRLVNDENILSERALALDASGDILGKYLRKAGKSMRYDSKAENAMEASKAEIPKGAFTELPVHGYILMFHLELHHHVWAHVDDMQPYQYLPELKQKLILPPEQTDLIDILTAEMDMLMDDIVAGKSGGTTVLCAGPAGVGKTLTAEVYSEIIKRPLYRVHSGQLGLNVAEMEKVLKETLIRAQRWGAVMLIDEADVYIKRRNDNLAANAVVGVFLRVLEYFNGLLFLTTNRVDDIDEAIISRCIAMIKYHAPNLADRRKIWQVMTEQFALPLEAELIEQLAGLFPTATGRDIKGLTKLVAKFCQQKQLAPSLDVFKRCSVFRGLEWATEITPVPVPIAE
- the rsmI gene encoding 16S rRNA (cytidine(1402)-2'-O)-methyltransferase — translated: MDSNNTSTPKGILYIVATPIGNLRDLSLRAIEVLRTVDFIAAEDTRHSRPLLDYHNIDKPLLALHEHNEKQTAQRVVERLLQAQSAALISDAGTPLINDPGFPLVRLARTHGIRVSPIPGPCALIATLSASGLPVDRFSFEGFPPRNSQARLSMLKSLTGEQRTLGFYESSHRILEFIEDIGRIFPPERPLVIARELTKMHETIVNTSVAHAAAVIAADPYMQRGEFVVLIQGAEEIRATETLSDEQMNTLELLLEECSLKSAVALCCKITGARKEIAYKTALSLQEKR
- a CDS encoding penicillin-binding protein activator — its product is MPNFKYLTVALFAIIIAGCAGQAARQSDNAQIADAEARLRAGDYLGASQIYQNLEVNSDAPEYYRMMVAYVSLRSGNTREAQALLAQVLPDKLGSDEQAFYQVLRSWADLNQGKAKDAMARLNTFNADQLAPSNRRIYYKLRASAYNQLGNMLDSARERLNYAALIRNPDEARKNNEAIFETLDRVPVATLKDLVLQEKTGDLVGWMDLVLLTHAPENQRYNYLQTWLQRYPGHPATGEFIDSLKIKPGSGGKTQPAQQPPAATGAVSPAPNGNVIGVLLPLSGPYASLAQAVKDGIEAAHNADTSSPKPRLEYVDTQNADVAALYRKLVSLGARAVIGPLTKEELGVLSKSGNLSVTALGLNQTQDVNAEKIYQFGLIPEQDLEQSAASAWADGFQSALVLAPSSAFGTRMSGYFTDYWKGLGGKVLTVKTYNPGASEYTRPVGELLSAASQAAGRAFVFLIADARDARLIKPQIDAQQTAPLPVFAMSRVYDGHADAAMQNKDLSGITFCDIPWLLNDKASDPLSLTSLHTLADKTSESDLRLIAMGIDAYKLLPQLDILRSGSPYSGYTGRLSLQPGNRIRRQLDCAMLDGGTLRLRGPAPNVQPATGGGTIASR
- a CDS encoding YraN family protein; the encoded protein is MKGGAARRDNAHLVSGRQAEDCALTFLEKNGLRLLDRNFLCRGGEIDLIMLDGVQLVFVEVRFRSSSRFGGAAESVDGRKQARIARAASWYMSSRRLDCPARFDVVAVSPGNEELKVDWIPDAFHGGES
- a CDS encoding phosphoheptose isomerase, whose product is MNTRERIQQQLAVNQTVIAAVAADLSDVIELAATRLAACLLNDSKILCCGNGGSATQAQHFSSEMLNRYERERPGLPAVALTTDTATLTSIANDYHYQEVFARQIRALGQAGDMLLIYSTSGNSASILAAVRAAHDRQMNVVALTGRDGGISATLLGGADVEVRVASDSTARIQEAHLVITHCLCDLIDQQLFGSDVIE
- a CDS encoding FAD-binding oxidoreductase; translated protein: MSLNNKIVLSAELKRLLPEGQVMSDPADCWVYGYDNSRKHHLPEAVVFAHTHEDVLSVVRWCNSRQVALTARGRGTGTTGATVPVAGGVVLSLERMNRVLEISADNRFARVEPGLTNQALQDALAPLGFFWPPDPTSAAFCSVGGNLAYNSAGPRAVKYGTPRENTLGLRAVTGDGRDIRVGVFTTKGVVGYDLTRLLIGSEGTLAVITEATLKLTPLAQEKRTLRAVYATVDAAAQAISRIMAQPVTPCALEFMDYNAIEMIRQYSTSDLPQNAGALLMIEVDGASAGLNEAVEQVVQAARVEGCQDVRVARTREEVDALWQTRKALSPALRKVAPGKINEDVVVPVTELPALIVGLNQLSKRFGLRIVNFGHSGNGNIHVNILLDPQQPEQVTRAHECLAEVFALVLALRGTLSGEHGIGLEKRNYIEQELGADVLDLMSAIKRQFDPNNILNPGKLPRGYANSEASTGAPVPPGMGIHTSK
- a CDS encoding YnfA family protein — encoded protein: MFALKTISLFLVTAVAEIIGCYLPYLWLTQGKSICLLIPAGFSLAVFAWLLSLHPTAAGRVYAAYGGVYIFVAILWLWAVDGIRPTAWDLLGASVALTGMAIIMFAPKNA